Genomic window (Romeriopsis navalis LEGE 11480):
CTGCACCCGCACCCGCAACACAAATTGAGCTCCAACGGATTATCATTCCTCAAGGGAAGACCAACACCCAAATTCAAGGTCAGTCAACCCCGCAAACAACCAACCGTTACCTCGTGCGGGCCAGTGCGGGCCAAATTTTAAAAGTTGGCATCGATGGCAACGCCAATATCAGCCTGCGCCACCCCGATGGCAATCCAGTTAAAGATGCCAGTGGGGTTAAAGGCCGACAATTTCAACTTCCCAAATCTGGAGACTACATGATCGATGTGAACAGTGCTGATCCAACGGCCTTTGAGTTAAACGTTGATGTGAAATAATGTTAAGGAAATCATCCGGGTGATCCAATCCTCATGGACGTACTTTTCATTGCTGGCACCGACACCGATGCTGGGAAAACTGTGCTCACATCGGCACTAGCTGCCTATTGGCTCAAACATTTTCCCGAGCAGTCCCTGGGGATCATGAAACCGCTACAATCCGGAACGGGCGATCGCGAACATTACACCCAGCTGTTTAGCCTCAATCAAACAGCCGCAGAGCTTAACCCCATTCACTTTGAGGCTCCCCTCGCGCCACCCCTGGCCGCCGACTTAGCCGGGGCCGATGTGCGACTGGATCTGGCTTGGCAAACCTTTGAAAAACTGCGCCAACGATCGCAATTACTTCTCGTTGAGGGCTTAGGTGGCCTCGGTTCACCCGTAACGCACGAATTGACAGTGGCCGACCTCGCTTGGGATTGGCATTTGCCGACCGTACTCGTGGTGCCCGTCAAGTTAGGGGCAATTGGGCAAGCCATCGCCAATGTCGCCATGGCACGGCAAGCCAAAGTCCACCTAAAAGGCATTGTTTTGAGTTGTGCAACGCCTTGCACCGCCGAACAGATTGAACAGTGGGCCAATGCCGACATGATTGAGTCTTTCACCAGTATTCCAGTACTGGGTTTGCTGCCCTATCTTGACGACCTGAACGATCGAGAAGCCCTCAGCCAAGCAGCGGCCGCCTTAGATTTGGAACAATTCTTCCCGCTGCCCTTCAAGCAAGTTGCTTAATCCTCAAGCAATATCCTCAAACCATGAAATTATCGATTGAGCATGCAGTCACGATCGCCCATGAAAAATGGGACAAACCAGGCAATCTGGCTTGTCCCAAAATTGGCTGAATCCGGATTCATGCATCCGGATTCACGCATTCAAACTTAGTTCTTCTTATCGCCAGTGACTGCATCCTTAGCGGCATCAGCGGCTTCGCCAGCAGCATCCTTAGCTGTGCCAGCAGCATCCTTCGCCGCACCAGCAGCATCCTTAGCGCCCTCAGCGGCCTTCTTGGCACCGTCAACTGACATGTCCTTAGCGGCAGCACCGGCATCCTTCGCCGCTTCACCGGCCTTAGTTGCCGCTTCACCGGCTTTAGTTGCCGCTTCACCAGCCTTATCAGCCGCGCCCTTAGCAGCACCACCAGCTGCATCACCCGCTTTCTTAGCCGCTTCGCCAGCCTTGTCAGCCGCGCCTTTAGCAGCACCTGCAGCTTCACCCGCTTTCTCCTGGATCTGAGTCGCAGGATCGCCACCAGAACAAGCAGCTACGCCCAAAGTCAAAGCTGCACTTGCTA
Coding sequences:
- the bioD gene encoding dethiobiotin synthase; this encodes MDVLFIAGTDTDAGKTVLTSALAAYWLKHFPEQSLGIMKPLQSGTGDREHYTQLFSLNQTAAELNPIHFEAPLAPPLAADLAGADVRLDLAWQTFEKLRQRSQLLLVEGLGGLGSPVTHELTVADLAWDWHLPTVLVVPVKLGAIGQAIANVAMARQAKVHLKGIVLSCATPCTAEQIEQWANADMIESFTSIPVLGLLPYLDDLNDREALSQAAAALDLEQFFPLPFKQVA